In Leucobacter insecticola, one DNA window encodes the following:
- a CDS encoding TetR/AcrR family transcriptional regulator → MSQVSDAHTRGDGTPARARRGPRADGGAGKKQILAAAIAEFGENGYQATTIRKIGLAAGVDTKLVHYYFGTKEDLFTTAIAETFRTQGFPILAASAPHNDASSPGTQYLLTMLRLLEGSGIGPAFLGLIRGLGTHEESRRIFLNFVTQELFARLAPGLARITPNCGSAWPVRSCSE, encoded by the coding sequence ATGAGTCAGGTGAGCGACGCGCACACACGGGGTGACGGAACTCCGGCACGCGCCCGCCGTGGGCCACGCGCCGACGGCGGCGCCGGAAAGAAGCAGATACTCGCGGCCGCAATCGCGGAATTCGGAGAAAACGGCTACCAGGCAACCACCATCAGAAAGATCGGCCTCGCAGCGGGTGTCGACACGAAGCTCGTGCACTACTATTTCGGCACCAAAGAAGATCTATTCACCACCGCAATCGCGGAGACGTTCCGTACCCAAGGATTCCCGATCCTCGCGGCCTCAGCGCCCCACAACGACGCGTCGTCACCCGGCACCCAATACTTGCTCACTATGTTGAGGCTCCTCGAAGGGTCAGGAATAGGCCCAGCTTTTCTTGGCCTCATTCGAGGCCTCGGCACACACGAGGAATCACGACGAATCTTCCTCAACTTCGTAACCCAGGAGCTTTTTGCGCGGCTCGCCCCCGGCTTGGCACGGATCACACCGAATTGCGGCTCAGCCTGGCCGGTTCGCAGCTGCTCGGAGTAG
- a CDS encoding bifunctional 2-methylcitrate synthase/citrate synthase has product MRETDIKKGLAGVVVDTTAVSKVNPESNSLLYRGYPVQELAATQPFEAVAYLLWHGELPTAAQLAELRAEERKHRALAGNVRAAIDLLPLDAHPMDEVRTAVSVIGASDVSGSGSVLDASGSPEENLLRSIRLYAALPAIVAYGQRRRRALDAVEPRDDLDYSANFLWMTFGEEADEVVVDAFNRSMILYAEHSFNASTFTARVITSTLSDLYSAVVGAIGALKGPLHGGANEAVLHIMTEIGSANNVESWLDNALAEKRKIMGFGHRVYKRGDSRVPTMKAALDSLIAHYDRPDVAELYEKLESEFVARKGIYPNLDYPSGPAYNLIGFDTLTFTPLFIASRVTGWTAHIMEQAASNALIRPLSAYNGVDERHVPGL; this is encoded by the coding sequence ATGCGAGAAACAGACATCAAGAAGGGGCTTGCCGGGGTCGTCGTCGATACCACAGCCGTTTCAAAAGTAAACCCAGAATCGAACAGCCTGCTGTACCGGGGCTACCCGGTGCAAGAACTCGCGGCAACACAGCCCTTCGAAGCGGTCGCTTACCTGCTGTGGCACGGCGAGTTACCAACGGCTGCGCAGCTGGCCGAGTTGCGGGCTGAAGAGCGGAAACACCGTGCGCTCGCAGGCAACGTGCGGGCCGCGATTGACCTGCTGCCGCTCGATGCGCACCCGATGGATGAGGTGCGCACGGCGGTGAGCGTGATCGGGGCGTCTGACGTCAGCGGCAGCGGATCGGTGCTCGATGCCTCGGGCAGCCCCGAAGAGAATCTACTGCGCAGCATCCGCTTGTATGCGGCGCTGCCCGCGATCGTCGCCTACGGGCAGCGCCGCCGCCGCGCGCTCGACGCTGTCGAGCCGCGTGACGATCTCGACTATTCGGCGAACTTCCTGTGGATGACGTTCGGCGAAGAAGCCGACGAGGTCGTCGTGGACGCGTTCAACCGTTCGATGATCCTCTACGCTGAGCACTCCTTCAACGCGTCCACCTTTACTGCCCGGGTGATCACCTCGACGCTGTCTGATCTCTACTCCGCGGTGGTGGGCGCGATCGGCGCACTCAAGGGTCCGCTGCACGGCGGGGCCAACGAGGCGGTGCTCCACATCATGACCGAGATCGGTTCGGCGAACAACGTGGAGTCGTGGCTCGATAACGCCCTCGCCGAGAAGCGCAAGATCATGGGCTTCGGGCACCGGGTGTACAAACGCGGCGATTCGCGCGTGCCGACGATGAAGGCAGCACTCGATTCCTTGATCGCGCACTACGATCGCCCCGACGTGGCCGAGCTGTACGAAAAGCTCGAGAGCGAGTTCGTCGCCCGCAAGGGGATCTACCCCAACCTCGACTACCCCTCCGGTCCCGCCTACAACCTCATCGGCTTCGACACGCTGACCTTCACGCCGCTGTTCATCGCGTCACGGGTGACGGGGTGGACCGCGCACATCATGGAACAGGCCGCCTCGAATGCGCTGATCCGCCCCCTTTCCGCCTACAATGGCGTCGACGAACGACACGTGCCCGGCCTGTAG
- a CDS encoding enoyl-CoA hydratase, translating into MTETTCIQTETRGRVATITLHRPEALNALNSVLVRELIDAALAFDADPGIGAIVITGSAKAFAAGADIKEMAELGYSDMYLGGPFPGWAGFERMRTPVIAAVAGFALGGGCELAMMCDIILAADTAKFGQPEINLGILPGFGGSQRLPRAIGKYKAAEMVLTGRMMGAEEAERSGLVSRVVPADSLLDEAHAVAETIASKSLPAVYAAKEALQVAQESPLSEGLRFERQAFAAAFATEDQKEGMRAFAEKRDPEFTHR; encoded by the coding sequence ATGACCGAGACCACCTGCATTCAGACGGAGACCCGAGGGCGGGTCGCGACGATCACGCTGCACCGCCCGGAGGCATTGAACGCGCTGAACTCGGTGCTGGTGCGGGAACTGATCGATGCGGCGCTCGCGTTTGATGCCGATCCCGGGATCGGTGCCATCGTGATCACGGGTTCAGCGAAGGCCTTCGCGGCCGGTGCCGACATCAAGGAAATGGCCGAGCTCGGTTACAGCGACATGTACCTCGGCGGGCCGTTCCCCGGCTGGGCAGGCTTCGAGCGGATGCGCACGCCAGTGATCGCCGCCGTCGCGGGCTTTGCGCTCGGCGGCGGCTGCGAGCTCGCGATGATGTGCGACATCATCCTGGCCGCCGACACCGCAAAGTTTGGTCAGCCCGAGATTAACCTCGGGATCCTGCCCGGCTTTGGCGGGTCACAGCGTCTGCCGCGGGCGATCGGCAAGTACAAGGCCGCCGAAATGGTCCTCACCGGCCGCATGATGGGCGCGGAAGAAGCCGAGCGATCCGGGCTCGTGTCCCGGGTAGTGCCAGCCGACTCGCTCCTCGATGAAGCGCACGCCGTGGCGGAGACGATCGCTTCGAAGTCGCTGCCCGCCGTCTACGCGGCAAAGGAGGCGCTGCAGGTGGCGCAAGAATCGCCGCTGTCGGAAGGGCTGCGTTTCGAACGCCAGGCCTTCGCCGCGGCGTTCGCCACCGAGGATCAGAAAGAGGGCATGCGCGCCTTCGCCGAGAAGCGGGATCCTGAGTTCACGCATCGCTGA
- the prpB gene encoding methylisocitrate lyase → MLYAQTTPADKRRLFRERLSTGELLRFPGAFNPLSARLIERKSFDGVYISGAVLSADLGLPDIGLTTLTEVAGRAQQIARMTELPAIVDADTGFGEPMNVARTIQTLEDAGLAGAHIEDQINPKRCGHLDGKAVVDESTAIKRIRAAADARRDANFLIMARTDIRATADGPAGLALATDRAKALVDAGADAIFPEAMRTLEEFAAMRAAVDVPLLANMTEFGKSELFTAQQLADVGMNIVIWPVSMLRIAMGATGRALDTLNEEGHLTGKLDEMQHRADLYDLLDYEAYNHFDTSVFNFNVER, encoded by the coding sequence ATGCTGTACGCACAGACCACCCCCGCCGACAAGCGGCGACTGTTCCGCGAGCGTCTTTCGACGGGAGAGCTGCTGCGGTTCCCCGGCGCCTTCAACCCGCTCTCCGCCAGGCTGATCGAACGCAAGAGCTTCGACGGCGTCTACATCTCCGGCGCCGTGCTGTCCGCCGACCTCGGGCTGCCCGACATCGGGCTGACCACCCTCACCGAGGTTGCGGGCCGTGCGCAGCAGATCGCCCGCATGACCGAGCTGCCGGCGATCGTCGACGCCGACACCGGCTTCGGTGAGCCAATGAACGTGGCCCGCACGATCCAGACCCTTGAAGACGCCGGCCTCGCGGGCGCGCACATCGAGGACCAGATCAATCCGAAACGCTGCGGCCACCTTGACGGCAAGGCCGTCGTCGACGAGAGCACCGCGATCAAGCGGATTCGAGCCGCCGCCGACGCCCGCCGCGATGCCAACTTCCTGATCATGGCGCGCACCGACATTCGCGCGACCGCGGACGGGCCCGCTGGCCTCGCCCTCGCAACCGATCGCGCGAAGGCGCTCGTGGACGCGGGTGCCGACGCGATCTTCCCCGAGGCGATGCGCACACTGGAAGAATTTGCGGCGATGCGCGCCGCCGTTGACGTGCCGCTGCTCGCGAACATGACCGAGTTTGGCAAGAGTGAACTGTTTACCGCGCAACAGCTTGCCGATGTCGGGATGAACATTGTGATTTGGCCGGTGTCGATGCTCAGGATCGCGATGGGGGCGACCGGGCGCGCGCTCGACACGCTGAACGAGGAGGGGCATCTCACCGGCAAACTCGACGAGATGCAGCACCGCGCCGACCTCTACGACCTGCTCGATTACGAGGCCTACAACCATTTCGATACGAGCGTCTTCAATTTCAACGTGGAGCGCTAG